Below is a window of Yersinia kristensenii DNA.
AATACCACATAGGGGCCATAACCGACATTATAATGCCCTAAGGTGCTACCAAAACGGTGCGGCACTTCTTTCGCCAGTTTCGGGTTCGCCATACCGGCGACGTCAATTAAGCCGCCCATCCCCAAAAGAGTGTTCAAGAAGAACCGGTTAAAGTGCTTCATAGCATTGTATGGATCACCAACTAAGAAGCTGTTGACCATGCTGGCCGGCTCTTCAAGGTTCCCCAAGAAGTTACTCATCCCATTACGGGCGGGTTGTGGCACGTAATCACGCCAAACCACCGCCACCGGCCGCACGACATAAGGGTCGAGAACCTCATAGTTAAAATTGAACATTGCCCGGTTAAAACCTTCCAGTGGATCGGAGCGGCCCTGCTCCATGTGATCCGACGAGCTACTGGCACACCCGACTAAAAGCACGGTTGCAAAAGCCAGCCCAATCAGGCGGTAGTTCATATTTTTCTCCATGAAATTCTTACCAACCCCTTATATTTAAGGGATTTGTTTATTTATTTGAACATTAATAGTTTGGCGTTGCCCCTTCGCAGCGAAATCCTGCACGCCGCTTTCACCAAACCAGTCACCTGACTGCGAATTCACAGTGCCGTCCAGTGAAATACGGACACGCACTTTCACCTGTTGCAATGAAGAGAGCAACCGCTCCGGCATCATTGCATTGCTATCATTGAGTGTTACTGATAGCGGAAATCGACTCAAAGGCAGCTGTTTTACCGCGACCGGGACTGGGTTTGAACCATCCGTTACCGAGATAATCAGTGCACCCTGCTGGGGCAATTTCTGAGCCGCCTCTGGTGACAATGAGACCGCTATTTCCAGTGTAGCTGTTTCCTGCCCGGCCTGTGATTTCGCTTGCGCAATACTGCGTTTTATAACTTCTGTGCGAGAATCACCCGCAGGCAGCAATTTTAGCATAACTTCCCACGCGCCAATGGCTTGTTTAAAATCGCCCTGCTCAAAAGCATTAAAAGCTAATAAACTCATCGCGCGTAAGTTGGTGTGATCCTGTCCAACCAGGGTGCGGAGCATCTTGGTTGCCAGTTGATTATCCTGCGGATCATTGGAACGAGTCAGCACTTCAGCATAGCCGAACCTGACGTCATCATTATCGGGCGCAAGTTGATAAGCTTTAGCAAAAGCTTGCGTGGCGGTCGTGGCGTTATTCAGTGCCATGCCCACTCGGCCCAGCATCATCCAATCATTCACATTACGCGTATCTTGTTGCAGCGAGGTGCGTAATCCCAGCCCCAAACGGGCGACTTCCTCCATCGTCAGGGGCTCAGCCCGCTCATTAGCCACTCTGGCCCGTAATTCGGGCATTTGTGCTTCAACCTGATGCCACGCTTGCACTTGCGGCAAGCCACCGGTTTTCAGATATAGCCCGACCGAAACCACCACCAAAATCACCACACCCGGCAGTAAAACCCAGCGGTTGATCGGGCTGACATTTTCAGTAGATTCTGGTGGAATATCTGTCAGCAGGTTTTGTTGCAACTCCTGAATCAATTCAGGCCGCTGCTCCAGCACCCCTTGGGCTTCATCCTCAGCCAACTCAGATAACCGATCTTGGTAAATCGCTTTATTCAGTTCATCTCGGGTGGTCACCGGTGAATTCGTCTCTGGTCGCAGCGCCGGAATCACCAACAAAGCACCCGCGACCGCCAGCAAAATAATCACTATCAGCCAAAAAGCCATTATGGTTGTTTCCTGTTCGTCTTTTTGTGTTGAGCCGAGATCTGTTTTTTAACAGTAGCTTCTTGTTCAGCCAGCAAAGTCTGTAACCGCTGTTGCTCTTGCGGCGAAAGCGCGGCGTCTTTCTCCACCCGCCGCCGGGCGCGCAGCACCACAATGATTGCGCCTATCAGTACAAACAATGCCGGGCCGACCCACAAAATCAAGGTTGCAGGGGTTACAGGTGGCTCATAGGTAACAAAATTGCCGTATCGGGCCACCATATAATCAATGATTTGCGGTTTGGAATTGCCCTGTTGCATCAGTTCATACACCTTGCCGCGCATATCAGCGGCAATGGTGGCATTGGAATCAGCAATACTGTTGTTTTGGCATTTAGGGCAGCGCAGCTGCTCGGTTAACTCGCGATACTGCTGTTCCTGCTCCACCGAGCTAAAAGTGTAAGTATCAATGGCTGCAAAAGCATTGGTCGCAAAAATACTCCAGCTCAATATCAAGCCGAGTGCCAAGTTGAAAAATCTCATGCGCCCCCCTGATACTTTTTATACAGCGGCAGAATTTCCTGCTGCCAGACGCGATCATTGAGGTCACCGGCATGGCGATAACGAATGATACCTTGCCCATCAATCAAGAAAGTTTCCGGTGCGCCATAAACCCCCAAATCCAGCCCCAGCATGCCATCGCCATCATACAAACTCAGCGCGTAAGGATTACCCAGAGCATTGAGCCACTGGACGGCTTTGGCCCGGTCATCTTTATAGTTCAACCCCACCACCCGGATCCCCTGCGCAGCCAGCTTATTCAGATATTCATGCTCGGCACGGCAAGTCGGGCACCAAGTCGCCCACACATTGAGTAGCATCGGTTTGCCATCATGCAATACCGACTGATCAAAGGTTTCCCCTGTTTTTTCAAGGGATTCCAGTTTAAACGTCGGCACCGGTTTGCCAATCAGCGCCGACTCCAGCATCGTGGGGTCATCGCCATTAGCATTGCGGGTCAGTTGCACCAGAAAAGCCACCACCAACAGCAAAAATAGCACCAGCGGAATGAACATCAGCTTATTGAATGAAGATTGAGATTTCATTATTCAGCCTCCGTTGCCGCGCCGCGTTTTAATTTTTTACTCATCCGATAGCGGGGATCAAACATACAGAAAATACCGCCGATGGCCATAAACACCCCGCCATACCAAATCCAGCGGACAAATGGCTTGTAATACAAGCGCACCGCCCATGAACCGTCATCCAGCTCTTCACCTAACGCAGCATACAGATCGCGCGTCAAGCCGCCATCAATAGCCGCTTCCGTCATCATTGAGCGGGCCACACTGTAATAGCGCTTTTCGGCATGTAAGGTGGCTTCGGGTTTGCCATTGCGGGTGACATCAATAATGCCGACACCGCCGGTATAGTTCGGCCCTTTAATGTCGTGAACATCGCGGAATACAAAGTGATAATCGTGGATATCGATGCTATCACCGGCTTTCATGCGCACATCGCGCTCGACACTGTAATTCTGGCTGAAGGCGATCCCAATCACGGTCACGGCCACCCCAAGGTGCCCTAGCACCATCCCCCAATGGCTGCGGGAAAGGTGGCTCAGACCGCGCCAGAAGCCATGACGGTGAGTGGCGCGCTCATGCAATTCCATCACAGTGAGAATAATTACCCAGATAGCCATCATCAGCCCGACCACAGTCATACCGGCGATAGTATCTTGCAGCAACCACGGCACCAATATTGACAGCAGCAAGGTAACCACCAGCGCAACACCCAAGCGCTTATAAAGCTTGCTCGGCTCATCGCGACGCCAGCGAACCAAGGGGCCAATCCCCATTAATAGCGCCATCGGGGCCATCAACCAGGTAAACATGGTATTAAAGAAAGGTTCGCCAATGGAGATACTGCCCAATCCAAGCTGTTTGTGGACTAATGGCAGCAAAGTGCCGAGCAAGACCACCAACATCGCCGCAATGAGCAGCACGTTATTACCCAGCAGGAAAGTCTCGCGCGAGAACACTTCATGTTGAGTCCGGCTGCGAACTTGTGCACCTTTCACCGCATACAAGAGTAAGGAGCCGCCGATGACAATCACTAAATACGCCAAAATAAACATACCGCGCGCGGGGTCAGAAGCAAAAGAATGCACCGAAACCAACACGCCGGAGCGCACCAGGAATGTCCCCATCAAGCACAAAGAAAACGCGGTAATGGCCAGTAATACCGTCCAGGCCTTGAATGTTCCGCGCTTCTCGGTGACAGCCAATGAATGAATCAGCGCCGTGCCAGCCAACCATGGCATAAAGGAAGCATTTTCTACCGGATCCCAAAACCACCAGCCGCCCCAGCCCAGTTCATAATAAGCCCAAGCCGAGCCCAGCACGATCCCCATGGTCAGGAAGACCCATGCGGCCTGAGTCCACGGGCGTGACCAGCGAGCCCAGGCGCTATCCAGCCGCCCCGCCATTAAAGAAGCAATAGCAAAAGCAAATGCCACCGAGAAACCGACATACCCCATATAGAGCAATGGCGGATGGAAAATCAGCCCGACATCTTGCAATAGCGGGTTTAAATCGTTGCCATCAATCGGGAAGTCCGGCAAGGTGCGGTTAAAGGGGTTCGAGGTCAGAATAATAAACAGCAGGAAGCCGCCCGTAATCATCCCCAACACCGACAACACACGGGCAACGGCATCATCCGGCATCGAGCGGCTAAACAGCGCCACCGCCAATGACCAACAACTGAGCAGCAATACCCACAGCAGTAGTGACCCTTCGTGCGCGCCCCAGGTTGCGGCAATGCGGAAATAGACCGGCAGATGTGAATTCGAGTTGGCTGCTACATAAGAGACGGTGAAATCATTCACCACAAACGCATATACCAAACAGAGAAATGAAAGCGCAATAGTGGCAAACATACCGTAGGTCAATGGCCTACCGGTTGCCATCATGCGCGCATCTTGACGCGCGGCCCCCCATTGCGGATACAAACTCAGCAATAGCGAGAGAGCCAGTGCCAGACATAATAAGAAACCACCTATTTCAGGAATCATGAAGCATTGCCCTCACTCGCGGCGCTGTTATAGGCCTCTGCCGGGCGGGTATGATTTTCTTTCATCGCCTCTTTGACTTCCGGTGGGGTATATTTTTCATCATGTTTTGCCAAGACTTCTTTGGCATTGATAGTGTTATTTTCAGCAAAGACCCCTTGTGCCACCACGCCCTGCCCCTCACGGAACAAATCAGGCAAGATGCCGGTGTAAGTCACGGTGACAGCACCGCGGGCATCATAAACTTTGAAACTCATTTCCAACGTTTTGTCATCGCGCTTCACCGACCCCGGCATCACCATGCCGCCAATACGCAAGCGCTGACCGATTTCCGGCTTCTCATGACGCTCGCCCTTGCCCTGCAAAATTTCACCTGGGGTATAAAACAAATCGATATTAGCCCGCAGCGCATACAGCACCAAAGTGGTGGTCAAACCGATGCCGATCAGCACCACAATCGCCAAATAGAGCCGACTTTTTCTACGTGGATTCACTGTATTTTCTCCTGCGAATGGGCCACATTTTTGGCTTGCTGAGTCGGGGTCTGATTTGCCTGGCGAATACGTTGCTCTCTCGCCTCACGGCGCTGAATATCCGCTAATAACTGTTTGTGCTGCCATAGGGTATGTGCCCACAGGCCCAACAGTGACAGTAAAGTCGCGGCTACCGCCAGCCAGACATAAAAGGCATAACCGCCCATGGCAAAAAATGCCGCCCAAGAATGAAAGGCTGGATTCATACACGAGGCTCCTTACGCAACAAAGCGGCAACCCAAGGGCGATGGCGCTCTTGCTGCAAAATCAGATTGCGCAAGCGCATTAATGTCAGAGTGATAAAGAAGAAGAGATAGCCAAAAATGGCCCAACGCAAGGGTGAGCGCATACTTGGGTCAATACTTTGCTGCATGTTGGTCGACCCCTGATGCAAAGTGTTCCACCATACGACAGAGAAATGAATAATGGGGATATTGACCACGCCGACCAGCACTAAAATACCGGCTGCCCGCCCGGCCAATTTGCGGTCGTCGAAGGCGTTATACAGGGCGATCACCCCCAGATAAAGGAACAATAGCACCAACTCAGAAGTCAGCCGTGCATCCCAGATCCACCAAGTCCCCCACATGGGTTTACCCCAGGCCGAACCGGTGACCAAAGCAATAAAGGTAAACACCGCGCCCACCGGGGCCATAGCCGCAACCAGGTTATCGGACATTTTCATTTGCCAGATCAAACCGACAAAGGCTGCGATAGCCATCGACATATAAATGCCCATCGACCAAATTGCTGCAGGAACATGCAAGTACATGATACGGAAGCTATTACCTTGCTGGTAATCCGATGGAGCGAAACCAAATCCCCACACCCACCCCACCATCAGGCAGACAGCAGCCCCAGTTGCCAGCCATGGAGTAAATCGGCCACACAGTTGATAGATGCGCTCGGGTTTAGCGAATTGATGAAACCATTTCCACATTTTTCATTGCTCACATTAAAATTGGACGGGTATCACCCTCTTGGTAATACCGGTGCAGGGTACGGCGCACAATCTGCTCTGACTGGCGTTGGCTACCGCGCTTAAGCTTCTGAAAATCGGCACTCTTTTATTTTTACACATCTTTTCTGACAAACAACCTGCTTACAGCCCGCCCTAAACAGCTAGTGCACACTTACTCTCAATGCAGCGGCGGTAGCAAAAGGCGCCAGTGTCACGCTTCCTGCTAACATCGCCCCCAAAATCGCCAGATAGCCATCAATAGGCAGCGACATGGACGCGGCATCAATGGCCGCAGTGGCAAATATCAATACCGGGATATACAACGGCAACACCAATAAACTCAGCAGAACCCCGCCTTTGCGTAATCCCACCGTCAGCGCGACACCAATGGCCCCGATAAAACTTAAGGTCGGCGTCCCCAGTAGCAACGTAAGCGCCATCGCAATGGCGGTATTGCTGTCGAGGGAAAGCAACAACGCGACCAGCGGCGATAAAATCAGTAAAGGTAGCCCGGTAACAACCCAGTGAGCACACACTTTGCCTAACACCGTGAGTGCCAGCGGGCTGGGTAACAACAGAAACTGCTCAAGAGAACCATCATAGAAATCATCACGGAACAGCCGTTCCAGTGATAATAATGATGCCAATAATGCTGCGACCCAGACAATACCAGGGGCAATGCGCGCCAATAATTGTGGTTCTGGGCCAATGCCCAGTGGAAACAAAGTGATAACAATCAGAAAAAACCAGAGCGGATTAACAATTTCTGCGCCTTTTCTGAAGGCTATTTTCAATTCACGGCGCAACACGCTAATAAACATTAATTCTCCTGCGTGTTGGTTAAACGGATTTTACGCACCTGCTGCCCGACACCATCCAAATCCTGATGGGTGGTGAGCAGCACCATGCCCCCTTTGGCGGCATGTTTCACAAACAGAGCCAACAAAGTGCTCACGCCCTGCTTATCTATCGCAGTCAATGGTTCATCCAAAATCCATAACGGCGCCTGACTCAACCACAAACGGGCTAAAGCCACCCGCCGCTGCTGGCCGGCGGACAACTGCGATACCGGTAAATCTTCATATCCCACCAGCCCAACTTGAGACAATGACTGCCAGATTGCAGCGCTATCAACCGGTTGAAAAACCGACTGATAAAATGCCAAATTCTCAAAAGGGGTCAGTACAGACTTAATTCCTGTCTGATGGCCTAAAAATAATAAATCCTGATGATAGCGGGCGCGGTCGCGGCGGATGTTTTCTCCCCGCCATTTAACCTGTCCTTCGTCGGCATCGGCCAATCCCGCCAGAATACGCAACAGGCTGGTTTTACCCGCCCCGTTTTGCCCCTCCACCTGCACAATTTCCCCCGCAGCCACGCAAAAATTGAGCTGTTGGAATAAGCTCCTTTCATCTCGGATGCAGCTCAAATCTTTAGCTTCCAGCATGAAAAATGGTCTTCCACTGTAGGATTGTCAGTTCAGGAAAACCGAATGATAACATAAGGCTTAATCCTTACGTAGCGTAGGTCTAACGCTATCCCTACCCTTATAGAGGTATTATTCGGCATTAAGATCAAATTTCTGTAGAAAAAACCGACAACATTAAAGCTGGGTAACTTTTTATTTTCGTACTCATCACCCAAAAAAATCGCCAACAATCATTTACAACTATGCTTATTAGTCAGCTATTTATTTTCTTTATCAACTGGGAATTCGCTATGAGTAATGAAAAACAGCCTCAGGATAAGGGTGATTTAAAAGCGGAAAATGATGGGCAGCATGAAGTGCAGGAAATAGAAGTGAATGAAAAGAATCTCCCCTCCAAAGCCGCAGCTATTCATGAAATTATTCGAGTCGACGGCGAAAAAGAGTTAGAGCGCGACAGCTTTGCACTGCTATGGTCGGCGGTCGCTGCGGGGCTTTCGATGGGAGCATCCCTGATTGCCAAAGGCATTTTTCACGCAAAATTGCCGGATACTCCGGCCAGTTTTCTGCTGGAAAATATCGGTTATACCTTTGGTTTTATTATTGTCATTATGGCCCGCCAACAACTCTTTACTGAGAATACCGTCACGCCGGTGCTGCCAATAATGCAAAAACCCAGCCGCCAAAACTTCATCCTGCTATTTCGGCTCTGGGGTTTGGTGTTATTGGGCAATCTGATTGGCACAGGGATAGCGGCTTATTCCTTTATTCATATGCCAATATTTGACGATGCCACGCGTGCGGCATTTGTCAGTATTGCTCAAGGAGTAATGGAGAGTTCTCCGGGGGAGATGTTTGCTAAAGGAATATTTTCTGGCTGGATCATTGCCACGCTGGTGTGGATGATGCCCTCCGCTGGGGCCGCCAAAATAGGGGTTATTTTCCTGATGACCTATTTAGTGGCTTTATGTGACCTAACCCATATTGTGGTCGGCTCGGTGGAGATCTTCTATTTGGTATTTAACGGTTCAATACCCTGGCAGCAATTTATTTATCCTTTCGCCCTCCCGACACTAGCGGGTAATATTATCGGCGGCACCTTCATTTTTGCCCTGATAAGTCATGCGCAGATCCGTAGTGATATGACCCATAAACCTAAAAAAAGTGACAAGGTAGACAAGAGCGCATCTTCACCCCATGAATAGCAACGCCGATTTAGCTCCTCTGGGCTATCGGTTTTAGGTCAGCAATATCACTTATTCACTATAAATTGGTGATAGAGTAACCAAACGCACAGCTAACTGCTTATTATCTGGGTCAAAATGCGTATAATGCTCCGGCAGTATACTTCATCGGCAGCCACCCTGCCGCTGGCCGGGTCCCCGTAGTTAAACGGATATAACAAGCCCCTCCTAAGGGCTAGTTACTGGTTCGATTCCAGTCGGGGACACCATTAGCACTTCTCAGCACATCCCACAAAGTCCATAAAACCCTGTTAAAACAATGATAAATAGACATTTTGGGTCTAAAGAAATCCACGTTCACCGGGCTAAAGCCCAAGATAAAGCTTATACCTTGAATGATGATAATGACCTATCCCTATTGATAAAATCCAATAGATCCAAGATCTACTAAGCATCTGAAAAAGCTTCTTAAATCCCTAGCATTGATAACGCTCAGCGCCTGGGTCACCAGTATTCACCGCCTCGCGTACCCAACTGGTAACGAAATACCACCCTGCTCAGCAATAACCTCCTGTATGGCTGGCGTATGTCTGCAGCAGTCTTCTGTCAGTTCACTGCCAAGTTATATGCTAATTATGAATAATAAAGTGATTTTATATTCTTTTTAACCGAACAGAAGAACCCGTAAGATAATTGACGATTAAGCAAGTTTGCGTGGATTGAAGCAAGAGTTGCTCGCCGCAAGGGGTGAGTGTTTCACTGACGGATAAAGGCCAGTTGCCATATGATCGTTCTTTCGAATGTATCCAAAATTTTTAATAGCAACAGTGGGCAGGTGCTTGCGGTAGATGCCGTGAATCTGCAAATTCAAACTGGGCAAATTTATGGCATTGTTGGCTACAGTGGTGCAGGGAAAAGCACCTTAATTCGTTTATTTAATGGGCTAGAGCAGCCTACATCAGGATCTATTCTGATCGCCGGTAATGATATCAGTAGCGCAAAAGGTAATGCGTTGCGGCAGGCACGTTTAAATATCAGCATGGTATTTCAGCACTTTAATTTACTGTGGTCACGGACAGTCAGTGAGAATATTGCATTTTCACTGGAGATTGCCGGTGCAAGCAAAACCCAAATCAAAAACAGAGTCGCAGAATTAATTGCATTAGTTGGTTTACAAGGACGGGAAAATGCCTATCCCTCACAATTAAGTGGTGGGCATAATAACGAAGGCGATGCCGTGGTAATTAATGCAAACTACGCGATTGATGCCGGTTTAAATCCAACTAAAGATCCTATTGCAGTTGAAAGTGGCGAAGACAATCCATATGCCAATATCATTACTGTGCATAAAGATGATGTCAATAAACCTGAGATTAAAGCACTGGTCAATGTCTTACACTCAAAAGAAATTCAGGACTTTATCCGTGAGAAATATCAGGGTGCAGTAATCCCGGTTAATCAATAAATTTGTCCCGTCCTGCAATATCCATCGATATTGCAGGAACCTTTTCTCCATCGTTTACGATAAGTGTTAATGAAGTTTATCCCTCCGCTATTAACTATGCCTTTCCCTCTACTATTTTTTCTTACTGTTATTGTCTGATTTATAGCTTTGAAGCTGTTCACGACACTGGCTACCGATACCAATAAATACCACCATTGGCAAAAAAATAAGCCATGACAAACCTACCCTTTAATGTGATAAAATGTGTAAAATGGATAAACATCAATACAGTAGTCTGTAATTTATCACTTTTTTATATTTATTGATTTTAATTTCAAGAGGTTAGCGTGATGGGTTTACCAAATTGTCCGAAATGCAGTTCCGAATATACATGGCAGGAAGGGGAAAAACTAAATTGCCCAGAATGTGGTCATGAGTGGTCGGAAAATAGCGATTCCGCAACAGCCGATGAAGGCTTGGTAGTGCGTGATGCCAATGGTAATTTACTGGCTGACGGTGATGCGGTAACTGTCGTTAAAGACCTAAAAGTAAAAGGTAGCTCTTCAACCCTGAAAATCGGAACCAAAGTGAAAAGCATCCGCTTGGTTGAAGGTGACCACAATATCGATTGTAAAATTGATGGATTCGGCCCGATGAAGCTGAAATCTGAGTTTGTGAAGAAAAGCTAATAGCTTAATCCGCTACTTCCCCTTGCCCAGTGCAGTTCTGCGGAGCAAGGGGCTTTTATAGCACCGGTTATTACTGCGGCTTACTTTCCTGCTTAAGAAAATCAGTCAGGAAATATTGCGCATTGCCCTCATTAGAAAGCGATTCACTATACATAATAGGATGGTCGCCTTTCTCGCCAGGTAAATATAATTTGCCTAAATTATTGTTATTAATGATCAACACTACAATTTTCTTCCCATTAACATTGACACTATAGTCACTGCGCTCTTCTTTCTTCTCAACATCCATAATTTGAATTTTCTTATCCCAATCATGGTCGGCATTTGTTATCTGTACTAATGCCTTATTTTCAGAGCGAGGGCCATAACGCAATGTCCAGACTTCAATACCTTCATTGCCTTGCCAGGCCTTAACAGAATCAGCAACCTCAGGGCGAACAGGTTCGACAGCGAAACTTTTAGCGGATACCGCACATAACAAAGTAAGAAAGAAAAGTTTTTTAAACATCCAATAGTCCTTTTGTGTTAATTGAAAACGACAATCCTAATATCGTCGAAATACCTATATCTATCTGCAAATGGCTGCAAAATAAAAATTTAATTTTATACTAACCAGAGAAATTGTACTCAAGGTTTTATTAAAAACCATAAAAACAGAGACAATTCTTGATCACTATCTTCAAGTGCAATCGATATATAGAGTTTTACATAACGAACATGGGATAATGTGCCCATTGCATAATATATGCGAGTAAAAAGGAGATTCAGAGTGTTTTTATATATGTTTTATCTCGGTGGCAATGCTAAAAAGTCCAATATTGAGGTTCACGATATCCAATTTGTGGCCGCTCAAAAACCGGAAGACGCCTGGCCAGCTTTGAGGGAAGCTTGGTTCGGTGACCCAGATAAAGTCCATATTGATGGATATGCGCGCATCACTTGGGCCGATGGCTATGCAATCACCCTTTCTGATACGCCCCCCATTGGCAGCAATAAGCTATTTTTTGTCAATGTCGGCGCTTACCACCCTTCAGCGCTTGCGGAGTTACACGCTTTCGACCTGTTTGTGGCGAGTAATGCCCAACAAGCCAAAGCAAAAGGACTGGCAACACTGCTTAATGGTGCGCAACAGCAGCATAAAGACAATCTTAAGGAGGTCGATGACTACCTGCTACTGGACAAGGTTGATAACCTTTATGTACATCTAACTCCGTTAGAAAATGGCGAGCACTTCAGGCCAGAATGGCAAGGTTATCAACCTATTGGCATTTGATCATCACTTTCAGTATTAGTCTAAAACGGAATGGCGACTGGAAAATTGTTGTTATGGTTCTGTTCTCTTGCACCGTCCCATTCCGCCTCTCACCTAAAAATCCCCCTCAGCCAT
It encodes the following:
- a CDS encoding formate/nitrite transporter family protein gives rise to the protein MSNEKQPQDKGDLKAENDGQHEVQEIEVNEKNLPSKAAAIHEIIRVDGEKELERDSFALLWSAVAAGLSMGASLIAKGIFHAKLPDTPASFLLENIGYTFGFIIVIMARQQLFTENTVTPVLPIMQKPSRQNFILLFRLWGLVLLGNLIGTGIAAYSFIHMPIFDDATRAAFVSIAQGVMESSPGEMFAKGIFSGWIIATLVWMMPSAGAAKIGVIFLMTYLVALCDLTHIVVGSVEIFYLVFNGSIPWQQFIYPFALPTLAGNIIGGTFIFALISHAQIRSDMTHKPKKSDKVDKSASSPHE
- a CDS encoding MetQ/NlpA family ABC transporter substrate-binding protein — its product is MIVLSNVSKIFNSNSGQVLAVDAVNLQIQTGQIYGIVGYSGAGKSTLIRLFNGLEQPTSGSILIAGNDISSAKGNALRQARLNISMVFQHFNLLWSRTVSENIAFSLEIAGASKTQIKNRVAELIALVGLQGRENAYPSQLSGGHNNEGDAVVINANYAIDAGLNPTKDPIAVESGEDNPYANIITVHKDDVNKPEIKALVNVLHSKEIQDFIREKYQGAVIPVNQ
- a CDS encoding zinc ribbon domain-containing protein YjdM; this translates as MMGLPNCPKCSSEYTWQEGEKLNCPECGHEWSENSDSATADEGLVVRDANGNLLADGDAVTVVKDLKVKGSSSTLKIGTKVKSIRLVEGDHNIDCKIDGFGPMKLKSEFVKKS
- a CDS encoding DUF1543 domain-containing protein, producing MFLYMFYLGGNAKKSNIEVHDIQFVAAQKPEDAWPALREAWFGDPDKVHIDGYARITWADGYAITLSDTPPIGSNKLFFVNVGAYHPSALAELHAFDLFVASNAQQAKAKGLATLLNGAQQQHKDNLKEVDDYLLLDKVDNLYVHLTPLENGEHFRPEWQGYQPIGI